A window from Herbaspirillum sp. meg3 encodes these proteins:
- the rapZ gene encoding RNase adapter RapZ, whose amino-acid sequence MRIVLITGISGSGKSVALHVLEDAGYFCVDNLPPALLRSLVETRLQEGDETLAVATDARSADSLAGLGPDIALLKEQGHDVKLFFLTATTESLITRFSETRRSHPLSHRLLPNQNPTDRLTLTECIHKEREMLSVVEGLGHVIDTSNLSANKLRAWIRDLIDTEQASLTVLFESFAFKFGVPLDADLVFDVRVLPNPHYDLRLRPLTGRDAPVIEFLADLPAVNDLLGDIRNFVEKWLPSFKRDNRSYLTVAIGCTGGQHRSVYIVEQLAKHFSANENVVIRHRQLS is encoded by the coding sequence ATGCGTATCGTTCTCATCACTGGCATTTCCGGCTCCGGCAAATCGGTCGCTCTCCATGTTCTGGAAGACGCCGGTTATTTTTGCGTCGACAATTTACCGCCTGCACTGCTGCGCAGTCTGGTGGAAACCCGCTTACAGGAAGGCGATGAGACGCTGGCGGTCGCCACGGACGCACGCAGCGCCGATTCGCTTGCAGGTCTGGGCCCGGATATAGCACTGCTCAAGGAACAGGGACACGACGTCAAGCTGTTCTTCCTGACGGCCACGACCGAATCGCTGATCACGCGTTTTTCAGAAACGCGCCGCAGCCATCCGCTGTCGCACCGTCTGCTGCCCAACCAAAACCCAACTGATCGCCTGACGCTGACCGAGTGCATTCACAAGGAAAGAGAAATGTTGAGCGTGGTCGAAGGTCTCGGCCATGTCATCGACACGTCCAACCTGAGCGCCAATAAGCTGCGCGCCTGGATTCGCGACCTGATCGATACGGAGCAAGCCAGCCTCACCGTACTGTTCGAATCTTTCGCGTTTAAATTCGGCGTGCCGCTGGATGCGGATCTGGTGTTTGATGTGCGCGTACTCCCCAATCCGCACTACGATCTGCGACTTCGTCCGCTCACAGGACGGGACGCGCCGGTCATCGAATTTCTCGCCGATCTGCCTGCCGTCAATGACCTGCTCGGCGACATCCGCAATTTCGTCGAAAAATGGCTGCCCTCATTCAAGCGCGACAACCGCAGCTATCTGACGGTGGCAATCGGTTGTACCGGCGGCCAGCATCGCTCGGTTTATATCGTCGAGCAACTGGCTAAACACTTCTCGGCAAATGAGAACGTCGTGATACGCCATCGACAACTGAGCTGA
- the hprK gene encoding HPr(Ser) kinase/phosphatase, with amino-acid sequence MPSYTALSIQQLYEENRESLQLGWFAGFPGGERLISGDAASAADQVGHLNLIHPGRIQVFGHQETEYYQRLSNTSRAYQTAELVAGEPPAFIIAQGLSTPADILAICDEKNIPLFSTPLPAAQVIDYLRVYLSKKLAQQITMHGVFMDVLGVGVLITGESGLGKSELGLELISRSHGLVADDAVEFARIAPNMIEGRCPPLLQNLLEVRGLGLLDIKAIFGETAVRRKMRLKLIVHLVRRSTLEENYERLPLDAQFEDVLGLPIRKVVIPVAAGRNIAVLLEAAVRNTILQLRGIDTLKEFIDRQRKAMNGE; translated from the coding sequence ATGCCTTCCTACACCGCGCTATCGATACAGCAACTGTATGAAGAAAATCGCGAATCGCTGCAGTTAGGCTGGTTCGCAGGTTTCCCCGGTGGAGAACGACTGATTTCCGGCGACGCCGCCTCCGCAGCCGATCAGGTCGGCCACTTGAACCTGATCCACCCGGGCCGCATCCAGGTCTTCGGCCATCAGGAAACCGAGTACTACCAACGCCTCTCCAACACCTCCCGCGCCTATCAGACTGCTGAACTGGTCGCCGGTGAGCCGCCCGCTTTTATCATCGCGCAAGGTTTGTCCACGCCGGCCGATATTCTGGCGATCTGTGACGAAAAAAATATTCCGCTGTTCTCCACGCCCTTGCCTGCTGCGCAGGTGATCGATTATCTGCGCGTCTACCTGTCCAAAAAACTGGCGCAGCAAATCACCATGCATGGCGTGTTCATGGACGTGCTCGGCGTAGGCGTGCTGATTACCGGCGAATCCGGCCTGGGTAAAAGCGAACTGGGTCTGGAACTGATTTCACGCAGCCACGGCCTGGTGGCCGACGATGCCGTCGAGTTCGCGCGTATTGCACCGAACATGATCGAAGGCCGCTGCCCGCCGTTGCTGCAAAATCTGCTGGAAGTCCGAGGCCTTGGCCTGCTCGACATCAAAGCCATTTTCGGCGAGACAGCCGTGCGCCGCAAAATGCGCCTCAAGCTGATCGTCCATCTGGTTCGTCGCAGCACGCTGGAAGAAAATTACGAACGCCTGCCGCTTGATGCGCAATTTGAAGATGTGCTCGGCCTGCCGATTCGTAAAGTAGTCATCCCTGTGGCTGCAGGCCGCAATATTGCGGTTCTGCTGGAAGCGGCGGTACGCAATACCATCTTGCAATTGCGCGGCATCGATACGCTCAAGGAATTTATCGATCGCCAGCGCAAGGCGATGAATGGCGAATAA
- a CDS encoding PTS sugar transporter subunit IIA, whose product MTNLAKILSPENVILDLEVSSKKRAFEQAGLTFENNSGIARSTVSENLFARERLGSTGLGHGVAVPHGRIKGLKAPLALFMRLAEPIPFESPDGEPVKLLIFLLIPDNVTQQHLEILSEIAEMFSDNAFRAELIADPDAASVYSRLVTWQPSLEKTN is encoded by the coding sequence ATGACAAATCTAGCAAAAATCCTGTCCCCAGAGAACGTCATTCTGGACCTTGAAGTCTCCAGCAAAAAACGAGCATTCGAACAAGCCGGACTTACCTTTGAAAACAACAGCGGTATCGCCCGCTCCACTGTTTCTGAAAACCTGTTTGCACGCGAGCGCCTTGGTTCGACAGGACTGGGTCACGGCGTGGCCGTTCCGCACGGCCGCATCAAGGGACTCAAAGCACCATTGGCGCTCTTCATGCGCCTGGCCGAGCCGATTCCTTTTGAATCGCCCGACGGCGAGCCGGTCAAGTTGCTGATCTTTTTGCTGATTCCAGACAATGTGACCCAACAGCACCTGGAAATCTTGTCCGAAATTGCAGAGATGTTTTCCGATAATGCCTTTCGCGCTGAACTGATTGCCGACCCTGACGCCGCATCTGTCTATTCGCGCCTCGTCACCTGGCAGCCGTCGCTGGAAAAAACCAACTAA